The genomic segment CGCTGAATGGCCGGCCCATCCGCCACCGGATCCGAAAAGGGCACGCCCAGCTCGATGATGTCCGCGCCGCCTGCCTCCAGCGCCGGCACCAGCTCCAGCGCGGCCTCGGCCGTCGGATACCCCATGGTGAGATACGTGATCAGCGCCGCCCGGCTTTCTTCCCTCGCCCGGGCAAAGGCCTGCTCCAGTGCCTGGACCCCCTGCCGCGCCACTATCGTCTCGCCTCTCATGCCCCTAACTCCTCCTGCAGAACCTGCGTCACTGTGTCCAGGTCCTTATCCCCGCGGCCTGACAGGTTCACCAGGATGATGTGCTCCGCCGGCCGTGCGGCGGCCAGGCGCATGGCTTCCGCTAGGGCATGGGCTGACTCCAGCGCCGGCAGGATGCCCTCCAGCCGCGCCAGGGCACGGAAGGCCACCAGCGCCTCCTCATCACGCACATAGGTGTAGCGCACCCGCCCGATATCATGCAGGAGGGCGTGTTCCGGCCCCACTGCCGGATAGTCCAGGCCGGCGGAAATGGAATGGGTGTTCAGAATCTGCCCATAGGCATCCTGGAGCACATAGGTCTTGACCCCATGCAGGATTCCCACCCGGCCGCGCTGAGGGTCGGCGAAACGGGCCGCGTGCCGGCCGCTGGCGATGTCCGCGCCGCCAGCCTCCACCCCCACCATCTCCACCGGGTCCTGCAGGAAGGCATGGAACAGGCCGATGGCATTGGAACCCCCGCCCACACAGGCCACCAGCACATCGGGCAGACGGCCGGCCTGCTCCAGCATTTGTGCGCGCGCCTCCTCCCCTATCACGCGCTGGAAGTCCCGCACCAGCCGCGGGTAGGGATGCGGCCCGAGGGCCGAACCCAGCAGGTAATGGGTGTCCTGCAGATGAAAGGACCAATCGCGCAGGGCCTCGTTGATGGCATCCTTGAGGGTCCGACTGCCGGCATCCACCGGCCGCACCTCGGCGC from the Anaerolineae bacterium genome contains:
- the trpB gene encoding tryptophan synthase subunit beta; translated protein: MRKVAIDQLPDARGYFGPYGGRFVPETLIAPLQELEEAYCQVKGDGAFWEEYRALLHDYVGRPTPVTYARRLTEACGGARIWLKREDLAHTGAHKINNALGQALLAKRMGKTRLIAETGAGQHGVAVATAAALLGLECTIYMGSEDMRRQQPNVLRMRLLGAEVRPVDAGSRTLKDAINEALRDWSFHLQDTHYLLGSALGPHPYPRLVRDFQRVIGEEARAQMLEQAGRLPDVLVACVGGGSNAIGLFHAFLQDPVEMVGVEAGGADIASGRHAARFADPQRGRVGILHGVKTYVLQDAYGQILNTHSISAGLDYPAVGPEHALLHDIGRVRYTYVRDEEALVAFRALARLEGILPALESAHALAEAMRLAAARPAEHIILVNLSGRGDKDLDTVTQVLQEELGA